From the Musa acuminata AAA Group cultivar baxijiao chromosome BXJ3-1, Cavendish_Baxijiao_AAA, whole genome shotgun sequence genome, the window tcagtcaacccagcacagtaggacgagacagaagtaggtagcggttgaagctcgcccatgccctgcgattccccgatcccatacgcaacatcctcggcgatgtcggacgccatcagagatacggccccgaccgacgggatggcgcgctcgataatgccgagttcccctataaacgtcctcgAGCCAGAGGGAAGAGAGCAGACGGGACGCCCAGAACAACCGCCACttcatctctctaacttgatcgtcggaggggtcgggtcaaaccgacccgacctttgtgcaggtatcaagccgaggtctcccgttCGGGACACGCAAGCAAGGAGTCCCCACCCGGAGGAAGTCGctgcatcgccccgagtccgaggccgcacccgaccaccccggtggagacgagcatcgccccagggagatccccgccattcggacccccgaacgagccgagacgacctcccgggtcacggctaagaaaaaaaggtgtttacaccaacataatggcgctagaaggagggccggtccgaatgtcaagcgatcaacaggctcactccgacgaacccccagccgtccggtcgcacacgaccgacgcaacggaagaacatccccaacaggagggggttcgggacgaacgccccgctgcgatctcggagcgctattggcgattgtTCAACGATCCGGGTCTATCGCCACCCATCGCCAATCCCGGTGGCCCGACACCCGtgccacccgaagccttctacgacctcacgcaccaggtccgggctcttacgggagtgatgcagaccatcatcccgctggtcTCTCCCCCGATGGCTTCACACTCAACCCTACCTCCACCACGGCAACGGCCCGCCGCTCAAAACCCCGCACCGCTCCCCGAGTCTCCCGCTTCGCCTCCGGACCAATCGACCCAACCCGggagccgaggagcggaggaACCAGCGGCGCACCCGACGCCCGTGGCCCCACTTTCAGACTCGGCGGAGGGCCTGTGGGCCCAGCTACGCCTCGTAGGCCGCCGGCTGGACGAGGTGCAGCGTGAGGTTCGCCGGACCAGGGGAGACCCGGGGGCCGAGCGACACCAGGGGTCCCCCTTcacccccgagattcaagagcaagcaatcccgccgcattttcggctcccgTCATTGGATGCCTATGACGGTGCCACCGATCCGGCGGACCACGTAGCTGCTTTCCGCGCCCAAATGGCACTATACGGGACatccgatgccctgatgtgcagggcgttcccgacaaccctgcggggcccagcccgagcgtggtacagcaatctgaagaccgcgaccatcgcctctttcgaccaatTGGCCAGagactttgagcttaacttcctcgCTCATGCCAAACCGAAGCCGTCGGTGgcgatgctcctcgggctcaaccagagggaggatgagcccctctctcactttgtgaaccgcttcaccacacAAATCCGCGGGCTGTCTGacgctcacccttctttgatgatgcaggcattcatgatgggcctgcgccctacccgattcttttggtctctggtggagcgaccccccacttcggttcccgaaatgttgcagcgtgcgaaccagtacatcgctgctgaggcatggatggtcgggaggcgcgacgagcgcaagagggtcaagccagagcagtcccaacaacaacagcccgctacctcccggcgtagggccggcggcctcaacgatgcggcacctaggtcccctcccccgggcctgaactcctctcggaccgaaatatttctccacattaaggagaaaggccttctcaaagacccctacccgatgaggagcccgcgcgaactcgcggaccgctctaaatactgccgtttccaccgacagcccggtcacgacaccgaTGAGTGTCGAtaattaaaaaggcaaattgaggagctcatccgccgagggcacctcggctcatacctccgaccagacaaggagctctcgccacgcccggaaggccccatcgagcggcacatagatgtcataaccggcggACCAGCGTCCGGAGGGAGTTCCATGGCGGGCGGAAGGGcatacgccagggcctcccgGGCTGAAGCCACCAAACAGGAAAAAGgccccgaagtcaccttcccgaccgggggACCTGAACCAGCCGAACATGATGACGCGTTGGTaatatcagccagaatcgccaacgcgcaagtgagaaggatcatggtcgacactggaagctcggccgatatactttactgggacgccttccaaaagctcggtctggtaaaggagaacatgaagccggtatactcaacactcacggggttcaccggcgcctcaatctcgtcactaggggtcatcaccctgcccctaactttgggagtcttcccgaaggcaaaaacagtgatgacctcctttctggtggtcgacctccccacggcatacaacgccatcctcggacggccaaccctcaacaagacccgagccgtcatctcaacttactaccaaaccatcaagttcccgacccacgatggggtcggggaagtggcggggaactcctgggagtccaggcgctgctacttgaccgctgtgtcactaaacaagagagcgaggatccaatccccgctggaagacccccgggagggaaaaaaaccGACCCCCCGCCCCGAGCCGAAGGAATCCACCATTGACTTGCCACTGATCGAAGGAAGGCCCGACCAAACAGTCAAAGTCGGGTCGGGACTGCCCGAACAAGAGCAAcagcagctcgtcggccttctgcgagccaacgccgacatcttcgcttggacgccgACTGACCTAGTCggagtccacccggaagtcgcgctgcaccacttgaacatctcgtccgacgcccgcccggtaaaacagagacccaggcggcaggccccggatcggcaactggccatccgagaagaggtaaaccgacttctggcggccggtttcatagaagaggcaaggtacccacagtggctctccaatgtagtccttgtcaaaaagcctaatggaagctggcggatgtgcgttgactacaccagtctcaataatgcttgcccaaaagattgctaccccctaccgaagatcgaccagctagttGACGCCACGGCCGGCCACGCCCGTCTTTCGTTTATGGACGCATTCTCCGGGTACAACCAggtcaggatggcacccgaagaccaagaacacacagccttcctcaccgagcaaggggtatatttttacaaagtcatgccgttcgggttgaaaaatgccggggcgacctaccagaggacggtgaacaggatattcgcccaccagattggacgaaacatggagatatatgtcgacgacatgatcgtaaagagccgaaCGGCGGAGGCCCATCCTTCCGACCTAGCTGAAACATTCGACACCCTGCGAAAgttcggcctgcgcctcaaccccgccaagtgcgccttcggcgtgacctcgggaaaattcctcggattcatcatacatGAGAGAGGGATTGATGCCAACCCGGAAAAGATACAGGCCATCATTGACATGCAGCCTCctcggacgatcagagacctgcagcgccttaacgggaggctagtCGCGTTATCACGTTTTCtttcccgatcgggagatcgctgcctccccttcttccaggccctgaaggatccgaagaacttccgatggacgaCGGAATGCGAGAGGGCCTTCGAGCGGATGAAGcaacacctggccaacctcccccgactcgcTTCAGTCTCCCCTGGGGAGAAATTGAGTCTCTACCTCGCCGCCTCCCAGCACGCGGTCAGTTCGGTTCTGGTCAAAGAAAACTCCGGCGACCAACTAccggtctactatgtcagccacatgcTGAGCGGGCCAGAAGAACGCTACCCGCCAATCGAAAAGCTGGCGCTGGCGCTCGTTCTGTCGGCGCGAAAGCTCCGCCCTTATTTCCAGGCCCACCCGATGGAAGTAATAACTGACCAGCCACTCCGGCTTGTCCTGTCTAAGTTTGACgttgcagggcgtctcctcaaatgggcagtagagctcggcgagcacgacatacaGTATATACcacggaccgccatcaaagcccaggCCGTGGCAGACTTCATTGCAGAGCTGACCCCGAGCACAGGCGAGGAACTCGAGCCACCGCGTAAGACGTGGACCCTCCACGTAGACGGGTCGGCCAACACAAAAGGCGCCGGTGCAGGGCTGGTGCTGGTGACGCCTGACGGCCGCTCGATCgagcgctccttccgcttcgggttcagggccaccaacaacgaggcagaatacgaggctctcctggcggggctccaGTTGGCACTGGAAATGCGGGTGACTGACATACGCGTCATCACCGACTCacagctggtggctaggcagctcgacgGCGGATACGAAGCCCGGGACCCGACTATGGCGAAATATCTGGCACAGGTAAAAAACCTTGCCACCAAGTTTGcccattttgaattgtcgaatgttcccaggagcgagaaccagcgagccgacaccctgGCAAAATGGGCGTCCGGCTCGGCCCCCTGGGCTCTACCCGAGACCGAAGTGCTCCCCCACCGAGCCATAGAGGTCGTCGCGACGGTCACGGGCGGCGCGTCGGCCACTTGGGTACAAgagatgctacgcttcaagcgggatgggGCCCTACCCGACAATGAAACCACGGCTCGACGCTTGCGTCGGACGCAGGCATGGTACATCGAAGAGGAAGGACGGCTGTACAAGCGGTCCTTCTCGCGCCCCTTGTTACGCTGCCTAGAGCCGAACGAAGCTCGGACCgttctgtccgacatgcatgaaggggcctgcggggaacacataggcgaacgagccctggcgcacaagatactccgacaggggtactactggccgaccatgcgccaggacgcgaaagctttcgtgcggcggtgcagctcgtgccaggagcacgcccgcaccgcccgacggccggcggtcctgttcacccctgtcgactgtgcctggccattcgcgcaatggggactggacatactagggcctctcccacccgcctccggccagcggaagtacatcatcgtgggagtggactactttaccaggtgggtcgaagccgagcctCTAGCGACCATTACGGAGTCACAAGTGGAAAGGTTCATGTGGAGAAACCTCATAACTCGGTTCGGCCTACCCCagtccatcgtcaccgacaatggaCCTCAATTCGCCGACAGGAGattccaagagttttgcgccaagcacaaaatacagctgaggttcagctcggtggcttacccccaggcgaatgggctagctgaggtaaccaaccggtccatcaTCGACGGCCTCAAGAGAAGGGTATCCGCTgcccgatcggcttggatcgacgagctcccgagcgtcctatgggcgatgcgcactacccccaagaccccgaccggggagtctccctacagcctcacgttcgggaccgaggccgtatTGCCATCCGAAGTAGCCATCCCGACTCCGCGGACGGCAGACTACAGCGAAGAGGCCTCGGGAGAAGGGCTCCGATCCAACCTGGACCTACTCGAGGAAAGACGGGCTAACGCACACCAGAAAgctctttcttacaaaagagccgtagcgagggtctacaaccggagaGTACGACCCCGATCAATAAAATTAGAGGACCTAGTCCTGCGCAAAGTCGAGGTCAGCCGCCCAACCCAAGCAAGGGGGAAGCTGACCCCAAAGTGGGAaggaccctatcgggtcatcggaGTATCCCGACCGGGGACGTTCCGACTCGCGACAATGGATAGCGACCCCGTGCcccggacttggaacatacagaaccttaggaaaTACTTCGTTTGAAGGTGCAGGCACTACGCAAACACAGAAAACGAAAAAGATCATTTTATTAAGAAGGAGGGGATACAGAAGCCAAAACCCATACAGAAAACCCCTCGCACCCTCGACCCCGACATACAAAAACGACCCTCACTACTCTTCTGGAGTCTTCGGGCGATCGTCGAAtggcacgtcctccggcatgtccacctccagGTCCACGGGGCAGGAGGCGAACAGGTCCTTTTCCACCTCGCAACCACGAGGACATGAGCGGAAGCGACCCAGGGCGATTTTGTATCcatactcgtaggatactcgTCCCATGCGGGTCAGCCCGAGTTCGAAGTTCTCGGACCTCTTGTAGGCTTCAATCGCCTCCTTGTCCTTCAACGGACGGAGGCGAACCTCCTCGGCTAGCGCATCGGAGGCAGCGCGGGCTTCGGCCTCGGCCTTCCCCGCCCTCTTGGTAAGACCAAGCGCCTCCGACTTCAACAGGCggagctcggcccgatccaaacggAGGAACTCCTGGAGCTCCTTGACTGAATCGCCCGACTGCTCGAGCTCTGCTCTTAGGCGCGCCACCTCTTCCTCGGAATCGGTCGCACGTTTTTCCGCGGCCGCTACCGCCTCAGGGCCCGACCCGGCCCGAACCTCCTCTAGCTGGCGGCACAACTCGGAGTTACGCTCGCTGAGGTCCCAGATTGCCTGGCCAGCGTCGCGCACTCGGTCCATTAGCGCCGTCGAATAGTGGAGGCCCTGCCACAGGAAAATAAGAGTCAGCACGCAGTCGCGGGGATGCCCGGAGTTAGCAAAACGCTTACCAGTGTTAGAAACCTCCCCGCCTTGTTAAGCATGGTCTCCGAAGGCAGGGTGTATaggtcccgagccaggtcggggtgGAGCACGCCTCGAAGAAAGGCAGCAGAAGGCTCTCCCCCGGCCCATACCttgtcccctcgggacagccccttccatcgggcaaccagcgggtcggaagcctcccccggcggaagctcgcccatcaccgCTGACCATAGG encodes:
- the LOC135628348 gene encoding uncharacterized protein LOC135628348, which codes for MQTIIPLVSPPMASHSTLPPPRQRPAAQNPAPLPESPASPPDQSTQPGSRGAEEPAAHPTPVAPLSDSAEGLWAQLRLVGRRLDEVQREVRRTRGDPGAERHQGSPFTPEIQEQAIPPHFRLPSLDAYDGATDPADHVAAFRAQMALYGTSDALMCRAFPTTLRGPARAWYSNLKTATIASFDQLARDFELNFLAHAKPKPSVAMLLGLNQREDEPLSHFVNRFTTQIRGLSDAHPSLMMQPESPTRK